A genomic segment from Vanacampus margaritifer isolate UIUO_Vmar chromosome 3, RoL_Vmar_1.0, whole genome shotgun sequence encodes:
- the stx2b gene encoding syntaxin-2 isoform X2, whose translation MKDRLLELTASRTSAEEDVAVALDRDGFMEGFFRRVEEVRGLIDKIYDQVEDVKKMHSMILSAPHPDDKTKDRLNALTNEIKGNANVVRTKLKSMEQSMTKDDATNRSSVDFRIQKTQHTVLSRKFVEVMTQYNETQVFFRERSKGRIQRQLEITGRVTTNEELEDMLESGIPSIFTSDIISDSKITRQALDEIESRHQDIIRLESSIRELHAMFMDMAMLVETQGEMVNNIENNVSNAAEYIVRAKEETKKAVRYQKKSRRKLLCLAVCGVAVVLILLIALVGAFG comes from the exons ATGAAGGATCGACTGCTTGAGCTGACTGCT AGCAGAACATCGGCAGAGGAAGATGTTGCAGTCGCATTGGACCGAGATGGTTTCATGGAGGGCTTCTTTAGGAGG GTGGAAGAGGTCCGAGGGCTCATTGATAAGATATACGACCAAGTGGAGGACGTGAAGAAGATGCACAGCATGATCCTGTCTGCGCCGCACCCAGATGACA AAACAAAAGATCGTCTTAATGCACTGACCAACGAAATCAAAGGCAATGCCAATGTGGTGCGAACCAAACTAAAAT CCATGGAGCAAAGCATGACTAAAGATGACGCGACTAACAGATCCTCTGTTGACTTCAGGATCCAGAAAACACAG CACACGGTGCTGTCCAGGAAGTTTGTGGAGGTAATGACCCAGTACAATGAGACACAAGTTTTCTTCAGGGAGCGAAGCAAAGGACGGATCCAAAGACAATTGGAGATAA CTGGAAGAGTGACCACCAATGAAGAACTGGAAGACATGCTAGAGAGTGGAATTCCATCTATCTTCACATCTGAC ATCATCTCAGACTCCAAGATCACACGTCAGGCCTTGGATGAGATTGAGTCACGACATCAGGACATCATACGACTGGAGTCCAGCATTCGAGAGCTTCATGCGATGTTCATGGACATGGCGATGCTAGTTGAAACTCAG GGCGAAATGGTCAACAACATTGAGAATAATGTTTCCAATGCAGCTGAATATATTGTTCGGGCGaaagaagaaaccaaaaaagCAGTAAGATACCAGAAAAAATCCAGGAGG aagctGCTCTGCCTTGCTGTGTGTGGAGTTGCGGTTGTCCTCATTTTACTCATTGCGCTAGTTGGTGCCTTCGGGTGA
- the stx2b gene encoding syntaxin-2 isoform X1, with product MKDRLLELTASRTSAEEDVAVALDRDGFMEGFFRRVEEVRGLIDKIYDQVEDVKKMHSMILSAPHPDDKTKDRLNALTNEIKGNANVVRTKLKSMEQSMTKDDATNRSSVDFRIQKTQHTVLSRKFVEVMTQYNETQVFFRERSKGRIQRQLEITGRVTTNEELEDMLESGIPSIFTSDIISDSKITRQALDEIESRHQDIIRLESSIRELHAMFMDMAMLVETQGEMVNNIENNVSNAAEYIVRAKEETKKAVRYQKKSRRKYIILAFALLILLAVIALIVGLSVGLTKPPA from the exons ATGAAGGATCGACTGCTTGAGCTGACTGCT AGCAGAACATCGGCAGAGGAAGATGTTGCAGTCGCATTGGACCGAGATGGTTTCATGGAGGGCTTCTTTAGGAGG GTGGAAGAGGTCCGAGGGCTCATTGATAAGATATACGACCAAGTGGAGGACGTGAAGAAGATGCACAGCATGATCCTGTCTGCGCCGCACCCAGATGACA AAACAAAAGATCGTCTTAATGCACTGACCAACGAAATCAAAGGCAATGCCAATGTGGTGCGAACCAAACTAAAAT CCATGGAGCAAAGCATGACTAAAGATGACGCGACTAACAGATCCTCTGTTGACTTCAGGATCCAGAAAACACAG CACACGGTGCTGTCCAGGAAGTTTGTGGAGGTAATGACCCAGTACAATGAGACACAAGTTTTCTTCAGGGAGCGAAGCAAAGGACGGATCCAAAGACAATTGGAGATAA CTGGAAGAGTGACCACCAATGAAGAACTGGAAGACATGCTAGAGAGTGGAATTCCATCTATCTTCACATCTGAC ATCATCTCAGACTCCAAGATCACACGTCAGGCCTTGGATGAGATTGAGTCACGACATCAGGACATCATACGACTGGAGTCCAGCATTCGAGAGCTTCATGCGATGTTCATGGACATGGCGATGCTAGTTGAAACTCAG GGCGAAATGGTCAACAACATTGAGAATAATGTTTCCAATGCAGCTGAATATATTGTTCGGGCGaaagaagaaaccaaaaaagCAGTAAGATACCAGAAAAAATCCAGGAGG AAATATATAATCCTTGCCTTTGCTCTCCTGATCCTGCTTGCTGTCATTGCTTTGATCGTTGGCTTGTCTGTTGGACTAACCAAACCTCCTGCCTGA